Proteins from a genomic interval of Quercus lobata isolate SW786 chromosome 11, ValleyOak3.0 Primary Assembly, whole genome shotgun sequence:
- the LOC115966368 gene encoding zinc finger BED domain-containing protein RICESLEEPER 2-like — protein sequence MEPSSDASPSQATPTATTEPVAQAAQAVPTAHAEVPPLPPKGKGNVCTNRKKSIAWNHFEKVDIGDGHFKAVCNYCQKTYLADSKGHGTANLLNHTPICVKNPNRKILSGQQTLMFEPKMDGEEGFQLVPTAFTVEASRKALAEMVIIDELPFMFVEGYGFQRYATTLQPKLRIRDIPSRQTIARDVISIYGVEREKLRGALKGRRVCLTTDTWTSIQNLCYMSLTGHFIDDDWKLHKRILNFCQVEDHKGETIGRKIELCLREWGINGIFTLTVDNASSNGVTIKFLENVTKDWEGTVLEHEFLHMRCCVHILNLIVEDGMREIDASIAKVREAVRYVKSSPNRNQTFVGFVERLGIESKSLLCLDVPTRWNSTYLMLETAQKFEKVFIRMDFEDDSYYSYFMNKENSGGMGSPSSIDFQNCRIFVGFLKLFYNATKKFSGSLYVTANTFFDEMFVIQENISNLSKSQNHLLKNMATKMESKFDKYWGKGDKMNHLLYVAVILDPRKKLRFLKFCFSESYGNEVADVMVELVRGALVKLYDFFSRVDSSNVQVASERERTHIEGLNGFWRLSSP from the exons ATGGAACCCTCAAGTGATGCATCCCCTTCCCAAGCAACACCTACTGCCACAACTGAACCTGTTGCCCAAGCTGCCCAAGCTGTACCTACTGCCCATGCTGAGGTTCCCCCACTTCCACCTAAAGGTAAAGGCAATGTCTGTACTAATAGGAAAAAGTCTATTGCCTGGAaccattttgaaaaagtagataTTGGTGATGGTCATTTTAAGGCTGTTTGTAATTACTGTCAAAAAACTTATCTAGCTGATAGTAAGGGGCATGGTACTGCTAACTTGTTGAATCATACACCAATCTGTGTTAAAAACCCTAATAGAAAGATACTTAGTGGGCAACAAACCTTAATGTTTGAACCTAAAATGGATGGGGAGGAAGGGTTTCAGCTTGTACCGACAGCCTTTACTGTTGAGGCTTCTAGAAAGGCACTTGCTGAAATGGTTATAATAGATGAGTTGCCTTTTATGTTTGTTGAAGGGTATGGGTTTCAAAGATATGCAACAACCTTACAACCTAAGTTGCGAATTAGGGATATCCCATCTCGTCAAACTATAGCTAGGGATGTGATTAGCATTTAtggtgttgagagagagaaactaaggGGGGCTTTGAAGGGTCGTAGGGTGTGTCTTACTACGGACACATGGACGAGTATTCAAAATCTGTGTTATATGTCCCTTACAGGTCATTTTATTGATGATGATTGGAAGTTACATaagagaattttgaatttttgtcaagttgaaGACCATAAGGGAGAGACTATAGGTAGAAAGATTGAGTTGTGTTTGCGTGAGTGGGGTATTAATGGCATATTCACTTTAACAGTGGACAATGCTAGCTCAAATGGTGTCACTATTAAGTTTTTGGAGAATGTAACTAAAGATTGGGAGGGGACTGTTTTAGAACATGAGTTCTTACACATGAGGTGTTGTGTACATATCCTAAATTTGATTGTGGAGGATGGTATGAGAGAAATTGATGCATCCATTGCAAAGGTGCGTGAAGCTGTGAGGTATGTGAAGTCCTCACCAAATAGGAATCAaacttttgtgggttttgtggagAGATTAGGTATTGAGTCTAAGTCTCTTCTTTGTCTAGATGTACCAACTAGGTGGAACTCTACCTACCTCATGTTAGAAACcgcacaaaaatttgaaaaagtgttCATACGTATGGACTTTGAGGATGATAGTTATTATTCATACTTTATGAACAAGGAGAATAGTGGTGGTATGGGATCTCCTAGTagtattgattttcaaaattgtaggATATTTGTGGGGTTTTTGAAGCTTTTTTACAATGCCACAAAAAAGTTTTCAGGTTCTTTGTATGTTACTGCCAACACCTTTTTTGATGAGATGTTTGtcattcaagagaatatttccaATTTAAGTAAATCACAAAACCACCTCTTGAAAAACATGGCAACTAAAATGGAATCTAAGTTTGATAAGTATTGGGGGAAAGGGGATAAAATGAATCATCTCTTGTATGTGGCTGTGATTCTTGATCCAAGAAAGAAGTTGAGGTTTTTGAAGTTCTGTTTTTCTGAAAGTTATGGAAATGAAGTGGCTGATGTGATGGTTGAATTGGTGAGGGGTGCTTTGGTCAagttgtatgattttttttctcgtGTTGATTCATCAAATGTACAAGTAGCAAGTGAGAGGGAGAGGACACACATAGAAG GTTTGAACGGTTTTTGGAGGCTGAGCAGTCCATAG
- the LOC115969269 gene encoding TMV resistance protein N-like — protein sequence MATQTASSSSFFPKYDAFLSFCGVDTRHNFTDHLYVGLKQRGIFTFRDDKNLERGKYISQELLKAIEESRFAIVILSENYVYSRWCMIELVKIVERKKEGKLTIVPVFYGVDPSDVRNCRFNFDVRNQMGTIVNIEDVQAWKAALKVVGNIAGWHIQNGSEAIVVQEICGQIFSELQFSCNISKELVGIESRVSEMLNNLNLYLDKSSDGVLFVGICGMGGIGKTTLALEIYERISGSFEASSYIADVREKTKNQHLVSLQEQLLSNILMGSEIKIWNVHEGKKIIGNRLRGKKVLIVLDDVDGEKQLEALAGNHNWFGPGSRIIVTSRDSHLLRRCRVHYIYAAKGLDKDEALQLFSLRAFKKPHPEENYVDFSMCFVNYTNGLPLALKVLGSLLFKKSTDEWKCVIDKLKAEPNKEILDILQISFDGLMDTEKELFLDIACFFKGENKGCIRDILQSFGYHPDYNIGVLEDKSLITINENGTLLMHDLLQEMGQAIVRRGSPKEAGGRTRLWLYEDILHVLKNNTGTEVVEGIILNIPIQKEELLDAGVFSKMKKMRLLKMGDMGKVKLPQGLDYLSNELRIIEWHGYPLSSMPANFQPKKLVELRMHCSGIKRLWNGIMNLDELKLIDLRNSQNLIETPNLSGVPKLKQLILQGCTGLSKIHPSLENLKQLVQLDLNGCKNLESLPHKINLESLEVFILSGCSKLKKFPEVVGNMSCLFELYLNETAIKDLPLSVDLLTGLIKLDLRNCKNLSSLPNACYSSMSLKILTLSGCSKVDALPENLGNLEGLEELDVSGTAIKYLPTSHLRNLRVLSLRGCKGLSPKPSNKLFSFLSMQQRRSPDPTVMLEFSLSGLWSLTELDLSYCNLQAIPNALDCLLSLLKLNLEGNNFVSLPKSMIQLSNLQDLFLSCCTNLQSLCELPLNIKYIDATQCTSLETLSSESKYDFQPSLRLFNCVKLIENQGYSNMLLTILRRHFINQKHYCGQERLAHYIDIPGGEIPNWFCHRNVGASVSLQMPSGYCNKLMGIAACVVFVLRQHNPLDQLEFKDWGLHRFTHELSCSIESKKNQIDVVTHGFSEKFGKIEPHHLWLQYFPSQFFRKDWKDVLSNRFANGFSDIEIKFKAWGPGLEVTKCGAHLVFKQDVEDLKQTIFGSSRSCSITPYEDDLDVSARDAIIKESHDNYDGEGSGPSGEGTSNDVDAPHQKWIQHPNGPNLIENWIGNFN from the exons atGGCCACTCAAACagcttcctcttcctctttttttccgAAATACGACGCGTTCCTTAGTTTTTGCGGTGTTGACACCCGCCATAATTTTACAGACCATCTCTACGTTGGTTTGAAACAAAGAGGTATTTTCACCTTCAGAGATGATAAGAATCTTGAGCGGGGAAAGTATATTTCTCAAGAGCTCTTAAAAGCAATAGAAGAGTCCAGATTTGCAATCGTCATTCTCTCCGAAAACTACGTTTATTCAAGGTGGTGCATGATTGAACTAGTAAAGATTGTTGAACGCAAGAAAGAGGGGAAGTTGACAATTGTGCCAGTCTTTTACGGTGTGGATCCCTCTGATGTACGGAATTGTAGATTTAATTTTGATGTACGGAACCAGATGGGTACTATTGTTAACATAGAGGACGTGCAAGCATGGAAAGCTGCTTTGAAAGTAGTCGGCAATATCGCCGGATGGCATATACAAAATGG GAGTGAAGCAATCGTTGTTCAAGAAATCTGTGGACAGATATTTTCAGAGCTTCAATTCTCATGTAATATATCCAAGGAGCTTGTTGGAATAGAATCCCGTGTGAGTGAAATGTTGAATAACTTGAATTTATATTTAGATAAAAGTTCGGATGGTGTTCTCTTTGTAGGAATTTGTGGGATGGGTGGAATCGGTAAAACGACTCTTGCACTAGAAATTTATGAAAGAATATCAGGTAGCTTTGAAGCTAGCAGCTATATTGCTGATGTaagagaaaaaactaaaaatcaacaTCTAGTTTCTTTACAAGAACAACTTCTTTCTAACATCCTTATGGGAAGTGAAATAAAGATATGGAATGTTcatgaggggaaaaaaataatagggAATAGACTACGTGGTAAGAaggttcttattgttcttgatgatgttgatggagAAAAACAATTAGAAGCATTAGCGGGGAACCATAATTGGTTTGGTCCAGGGAGTAGAATCATTGTAACAAGTAGAGATAGCCATTTGTTGAGAAGATGTCGTGTGCATTACATATATGCAGCAAAGGGGTTGGATAAAGATGAAGCTTTGCAACTCTTTAGTTTGAGAGCTTTCAAGAAACCCCATCCTGAAGAAAATTATGTGGATTTTTCTATGTGTTTTGTGAATTACACTAATGGCCTTCCTTTAGCTCTTAAAGTTTTAGGTTctttgttgtttaaaaaaagCACAGATGAATGGAAATGTGTCATTGATAAACTAAAGGCAGAACCTAATaaagaaattttggatattcttCAAATAAGTTTTGATGGGTTAATGGATACCGAaaaggaattatttttagatattgcatgttttttcaAAGGAGAGAACAAAGGTTGCATAAGAGATATATTACAAAGTTTTGGTTACCATCCAGACTACAATATTGGTGTTCTTGAGGATAAATCTCTCATAACAATTAATGAAAATGGAACTTTGTTGATGCATGATTTGCTACAAGAAATGGGTCAAGCAATAGTTCGTCGTGGATCCCCAAAAGAGGCTGGTGGACGTACTAGGTTATGGCTTTATGAGGATATCCTTCATGTATTGAAGAATAATACT GGAACAGAGGTAGTTGAAGGCATAATCCTAAACATACCTATTCAAAAAGAGGAGCTTTTGGATGCTGGAGTCTTctcaaagatgaaaaaaatgagattgCTTAAAATGGGTGATATGGGTAAAGTGAAACTTCCACAAGGCCTTGATTATCTTTCTAATGAGTTACGCATTATAGAATGGCATGGATATCCTTTAAGTTCCATGCCGGCCAATTTCCAACCAAAAAAGCTTGTTGAATTGAGAATGCATTGCAGCGGCATCAAACGACTATGGAATGGAATTATG AATTTAGATGAGTTAAAACTCATTGACTTGCGTAACTCTCAAAACTTGATTGAGACCCCAAATCTAAGTGGAGTCCCAAAGCTTAAGCAATTGATTCTTCAAGGTTGTACAGGACTGTCTAAGATTCATCCATCTCTTGAAAATCTCAAACAGCTTGTTCAATTAGATCTGAATGGTTGCAAGAACCTTGAAAGCCTTCCACACAAGATCAACTTGGAATCTCTTGAGGTTTTTATTCTTTCTGGATGTTCAAAATTGAAGAAGTTTCCAGAGGTTGTGGGAAATATGTCATGTTTGTTTGAACTTTATTTAAATGAGACCGCTATAAAAGATCTACCATTATCAGTGGACCTTTTAACTGGCCTTATTAAATTGGATCTAAGAAACTGCAAAAACCTTTCAAGTCTTCCGAATGCTTGTTATAGTTCAATGTCTCTAAAAATTCTCACTTTATCTGGCTGCTCAAAGGTTGATGCACTACCAGAGAACTTGGGGAATCTCGAAGGCTTGGAGGAGTTAGATGTGAGTGGAACTGCAATAAAATACCTACCTACATCTCATCTTAGAAATCTCAGAGTACTGTCTCTTCGTGGATGTAAAGGGCTATCACCTAAACCTTCGAATAAACTCTTCAGTTTTCTTTCAATGCAACAGAGAAGAAGTCCAGATCCCACTGTCATGTTAGAGTTTTCTTTATCAGGCTTATGGTCTTTGACTGAACTAGATCTAAGTTATTGCAATCTTCAAGCaattcccaatgctcttgactGCTTGTTGtctttattgaaattaaatctagagggaaataattttgtttcGCTTCCTAAAAGTATGATTCAATTATCTAATCTACAAGATCTATTTCTGAGTTGTTGCACGAATCTTCAATCATTGTGTGAGCTTCCATTAAACATTAAGTATATCGATGCAACACAGTGTACCTCGCTAGAAACATTATCATCAGaatcaaaatatgattttcaGCCATCACTTCGGCTTTTCAATTGCGTCAAATTGATTGAGAATCAAGGCTACAGTAATATGTTACTAACAATTCTAAGACGTCATTTCATTAACCAAaag CATTACTGTGGGCAAGAAAGATTGGCACATTATATTGACATTCCTGGAGGTGAAATTCCGAACTGGTTTTGCCACCGAAATGTGGGAGCTTCAGTAAGTCTGCAAATGCCTTCAGGTTATTGTAACAAGTTGATGGGAATTGCTGCGTGTGTTGTTTTTGTACTCCGCCAACATAATCCATTAGACCAACTTGAGTTTAAAGATTGGGGACTTCATAGATTTACACATGAGCTCTCATGTTCCattgaatccaaaaaaaatcaaattgacgTAGTGACCCATGGTTTTTCTGAAAAATTTGGTAAGATTGAACCGCATCACCTTTGGCTGCAATATTTTCCCTCTCAATTCTTTAGAAAGGACTGGAAAGACGTGTTGAGTAACAGGTTTGCTAATGGATTCAGTGATATTGAGATTAAATTTAAAGCCTGGGGTCCAGGATTGGAGGTTACAAAATGCGGGGCCCATTTGGTATTCAAGCAAGACGTTGAAGATCTCAAACAAACTATTTTTGGGTCTAGCAGAAGCTGCAGCATTACTCCTTATGAGGATGATTTAGACGTTTCAGCCAGAGATGCCATAATTAAGGAAAGCCATGACAACTATGATGGGGAAGGGTCTGGACCTAGTGGAGAAGGTACCTCTAATGATGTAGACGCACCACACCAAAAGTGGATACAGCATCCAAATGGGCCCAATCTAATTGAAAATTGGATTGGGAATTTCAATTAG